The following nucleotide sequence is from Pochonia chlamydosporia 170 chromosome 4, whole genome shotgun sequence.
TAACTATACCAAGTCGGTCCAAGTATGCCATCAGCCTGATTTGCAGGGCCTTGAAGGCATTCTCATCCGACCGCTATCAACAAAGTCGACCAAGGTCATGTTTCCCATGTTTGGCGGCTCCAAGTTGACTGTCAACAACGAAATCCTCATGCCAGCGCCCATGTACTACGCCGAAGAAGAGCGCTTTCTTGGTAGCGGTGACCACGGCGTCGAATGGTCacagaaggagaagaagattaTCTGGCGCGGTGTTGCTACCGGTGGCAGGAATAAGGAGACCAACTGGCGCGGCTTCCAACGCCATCGATTCGTCGCCATGAACAATGGCACCAAGATTGCACGCGTCGAGTCCGGCGAGGACAGAGCCGAGAACTTTGTTCTTCCCGCAAAGGAATACGGCGTACAGGCACAAACAGACAAGAAACTAGGACCTTGGGTTGACGAATTCGCTGATGTCGGCTTCATCGACCTGATGTGCCACACCCCTCATTCGGGAAATCACTGCAACTATACGGACTTTTACTACCATCCTATTAAAGGCATTAAGCTGAGCACACAGTTCAACAACAAATACTTaccagacattgacggcaaCTCCTTCTCCGGTCGATATCTTGGATTTCTGCGATCGACGTCCCTCCCAATCAAGTCGACCATCTTCCGTGAGTGGCACGACTCTCGTTTGGTTCCATGGAAACACTTTGTGCCCATGGACAACCGATTTGGCGACTACTACGGAATTATGGAATACTTCCGCGGTTATGAAGGTCGCAACGCCCACGACAAGACCGCCGAAAAGATTGCCATGGAAGGCAAAGAGTGGGCAGAGCGAGTTCTTCGCAAGGAGGACATGCAAATATACATTCTGCGCCTGCTGCTTGAGTACGCTCGTGTCATGGACGATGACCGCGAGACCATGGGCTGGGTGGACGATGTGGTGAAGAACCCGTCACTTGAAAAatcatggtcatggtggtggtgaagagagAGGCTCTAGtgtattttattttgtcCAGGGATTCTAGCGGAAAAGAGCGAGATCTGGCGATTTCGCTGGCAGAGGGGAGTAGACTCATAAACGCATTTACTCGGTTGGCcatctttttcttggcagcagcaacctaTGATATTGGATAGGGATCAAGGCGAtatggcgttttggtgaGGCTTCGAAGACCTCAACTTTATGTATGACATTATGTGGCAGGTGGGCGGGAGAACTCGGCATACGGTATACCTTTTGACAATTGAAGCGAACGCAGTGTATGATAGGCGTGGCTAATACAAGTTTATCAATACGTTACTTTTCACCGTTCACGGTGTTCGCATATCGCGCATCAAAAGCTCAAACACATGCCAGGTGCATATTCCTGAAGCAACTACTGCATGACAAGATCAGCCATTCCCACTAGTCATTCATAGTTGTCTTTGTCAAACCGGGCTCGCAAATTCAGATCTGAATCTACTTCCTGGTATGGTCCTTCTTGGGGttctttttgccttcttctccttggagTTCTCCTCCTCgggcttcttttcctcggcatcttcctccCTGGgatccttctccttggatCTCTTTGTCTTGGGTTGAATAAGTCAAATTCTGCTTGTAACCCATGCCCCCTCGGCATCACACTACAAGTATCCCACAACTCTCTCACCGAGCATGAAGCTGCACCTTACTCTCCTCAACAGATCACTCAACCCACCAGTCATATCACACATCTCATCCCACGCACAATGACAATTTAAAACACCTCCGTCTTCACCCTCCGCGTAATCATCATCTACAACCCGGCCACAATACACCCCATCCTATACATGACCAAATCCTTACCAAACTTATGCGCCATAgcctccaacaacttctgCCTCCGAGCCTTGAACAGGCCACAAAATCCATCCGGCATAGGAAGACGCCTCCTAATCCCACTATCGACCTGAATTCTCAAAAACGGCATAAtaacatcatcatcatgctcGTTATTAATACGCATCTGTATCGCTTTCGGCGCCGTATACACAGCCCTGTACCCTGTGCTGTATCAGCACACGCCACACAATTTCACACGATATACTCACCTGAGTCGGTTACATTTCCAGTTGTAGCATCCCCATTTTTATACTCTACGAATTCCGTGTCCAGTGGCTCGTGGGTGATTCTCAGAAATACCTTGAGCACATCGATGAAGTGCCGCTTTGTGCCTCTGTAGCCCTCCGCTTCAAAGTACCCGTTTAGTTTGACGCTGACGTTTTGTATTACCGGGGGGGAATTGTCGCGGGTGAGGACGGCACTGGGAATACTTAGGGTTGTGTTGCAGGATCGGAGGGGGCAGTGCGTGTTGAGGAGCTCGACTGTTTCCCAGGGGGGGTGGTCGAGAGACCAGTGCTCGCGTTGGTCTGTGGGTGAGATGTATACGTTGCTGATGTCGGGGCTGATCCAGATTTGTTTGTCAGTTATTCCCCATTTCTTGGGGAAggaggggaagaagtcgtatgagatggaggcggtggatagggggaggaggaggagggtggtgaggagCTGCATTGTAAGGAGGTTTTGTTTGTAAGACcggtttggtggtgatgaaaaTTTGGAGAGAATGAGGATGATAAGGAGGGAAGAATAAGTATTGGAAAATATAGTcagttggtggtggcttggttggtgtgcgtggtggtgaagcttgtTTTAGGCTTATTGTCGATGTACTAGCTATGCAGATAGACTTTGCACTCAGATAGAGATACTGCCAGCAAAGTGTCCTTGGAAAGGTATTCATACTATACATTCTATGTCTATTTATGTCCCATGATACACATCGTACAATGTAATTATACAAGCCTCCTTCGTCTACACCCCTTGATATAATATGGTACGAAATCATACATCCTTAAACCATCAATCCCATAGCAGCGGACTTgccatcgtcctcatcgcccTCCCCATCACCGTCTTCCACCAACCTCCCCAGCATCTGCGTATAACTCGGTCTAAAAGGCCAGTTCATCCACGCCTCCATAATCTCCGCCCACTGCTCCTCATTCATCGCCCGCACAGAAAGCGCCCCATGTCCAGTCATGGGCGTACCGCCGCGAGCCAGATCCCTCACACTAGGACATTCCGTAATCAACTCTCCAAAACCACCCCACACTCCCTCCATGGCCTTATGGATAGGCACCAAGGTATGGTGGAACCAGAATCGCAGCATTACCTCTGACATGTCCCCTGAGCGCGTACTATTTGGGCCGTGCTGCTTAAAGACGGGATGCATGGTCTTTGGCTGGATATCGAGCAGTGCTGTCGGCGCATTGGGAAAGAATTCTTCCCCCTTTGCAGAGAGCGGTTCGTACGCCCTTCTGTCCCAGAGTAATGACGGCGTTGGCTGTCGAAAAAGGTGGTAGCTATCCTTTAGTCCGTTGAACTCGTTGCGCGCATTCTTTTTGAGATTGTCAATCTTGTCGTTCCAATCTGCGTTGGCCTTTTCAAACTTTGCGGGTGAGGATGCCGCCAACTTTTGTACTGCTTCTCTTTCCTGGAGAAGCTCCAAATACATGAGTGCGTCCTCTTGGTCGTACTTTTCACGCTGCCGTAGCGCTTTTAGTCTTTTTGCAGACTCGCTTGATTCTGGATTCTcctgctcaagtgcttcGAGTTCCAACTTAAATGGCCGGCTCAATGTAGGCGGGCGGACACCGGCTAGCTCCCGTCCCTGGAGTTCTGGCTCGGCTTGCAATTTGGCGTACATTAGCGTCTCGCGTCCTTTGGGCATAGACAACCCACCAGCCTTCATCCTTTCTATCGTCTTGCAAGCAGACTCAATGTTGATCCATTCGTCACGAAGCGCATTGCGGTCCTGCACCTCTGCATCCAAGCCGGCAACTTCATGGACCCATTCGCACGATAACTCGGCCTCGAACGCACTTTTCTTTCGGCGATTGATCGAGCGTGGGAGCAATCTTTTCTTATCCTCATCATTGACCCATATGAGCATTCGGACCAGTCCATAGCGCTGAAATAGGGTGGATGTGGATATACTCGACATGAATTGGTACAAAACCATGGTACTTATGCTGTCGAAACCGTGAAACGACTTTTTCGGAAACATGGACAAGTTGGCCGTGACAAGAAGCGTGTCGTTGCGGCTAGGGGCCTCGTTTTCCACCACCTCTCGCTGATCTGGCAGTCGCGTGCGAATCATTTCAAAGAGATCTTTCCACACTAGGCCAGACTTCGGTATCAGCTCGACATTCTCTTTGGAGAGGAGATCGTCGAGAAACGGGTTGTATAGCTCGGCATCGAGATCCATCATGACATGTTTGCGAGGCTGTAAGAAGTCATGGAGCTTCCGGCTCCATACTCCTGCTCCGGGGTTCAAATCGACGAGATCGCATCCTCGGTGTCGCTCGAGTGAAGGGCCAATGTACTGGATGATGTCGTCTACGATTTTCTAGTTAGTTTAAATTACCAGTCCAAACTGACTGGCTTTAAATGGCTTACCGCACAAGCCTTCGCTCACTATATTGACTCTGCGAGGCTCAATCGCAGTGGCCTTCTTCCCGCCACCTTGTCTCTTCTTCCACACGCCGGTAAGGTTCAGTTTGCGCGCAATGTCGCTAGTCACAGCAAGCATTGGAGATGTCGGTTTTGTCTTTGCAATTGAGTCATCCGTAGGCTCCTTTGCGGGCTTGGACCTTGCTCGTTTCGCTTTGGGCTTTGTCACCTCTGTCTTGGATTTGGCCGCCTTCGTCTTGGTGGTTGTTACCTTGCTGCGGACATGGAGCATGACTGGTCGGGCAGCCAGCCTCGCAAGAGAgttgtggccatggcgaatTGATGCTAGCATCAAGGAACGATGTTTTGGTCGCACCGCTGTAGCTGCGTTGTTGGCTGGTAAAGGCGAGTGTTGGTCGAAAATCGCAAGTTATTTTGGAGCTCTCTTTAGCTTGCAGTTCCGTCACCCACTCCCATGCAATGCAGATTTCCAAGGGTCCACCCCACCAGGCCTCGAGCTTCACGTCCGCACGACAAGGACTTGATGTTACCCTAGAAGTTACGACATCACGGTCAGCCAATGACACATCCAAGTATGAATGTTTGTTGAAATCGTCGTTTATGTATGGGGAAAAATCTTTCTACATATTGCCACAGTTGTAAATTCAATCGCGATGTTGCAGCTCATCCATCCACAACCCGCGGCTCGTTGACTCGGGGCTATAGATATGGACGTAGTGCAGCGAAACTCGCTTTAGCCTTGACAAGGGACAGGTTATAAACAGTAAAACATGCCCGCCTTGATCGCACCAATTCTCCAATGGCTGCCATTTATTGCGTTATcacaccaactccaaggaATCAATATAAATTTGCAAGCTCGCCAAAATGCCGACAAAAACTCCCGAGGACGCCGTCATGCTATATGTTTGTATCGTACCGAACCATTTTGCGTCATGATCAAGCGCCTTCACTTCCGAATTCGTTGGTCCAGTCGATTTGCTTCTCAATATCCTCCTTGGACACTGTAGGATGCGAATCCTCCAGAGCCATCTCAAAGTCCTTCAGGGAGACATCAGGCGCCAGAAGTTCATCCGAATTGACGCCGTCATAAGTCATTTCGATTTTTTCTGGATCGCCAGGTGAGCAGGGCGTCAACATTCGCTTTCCATCTTTCATGACCTATTGCGTGTTAGGAGGTTGCTTTTACCTCAAACGTGACACAGATGATACTTACAGCTTTGAAATGGGTAGCTTGCAGAATTTTGCGGACAGGGCGCATCAGAGCATGTTGTACTACGTTGGCAATATCACTACCGGAGAATCCGTCTGATTTATTGGCAAGAGTGTTGTAATCTCCGGCTTGTAAAGCAGTGTCTGTATCGCCAACGGCAAGCTTGAACATTCTTGCCCTGCCGTTCAGGTCCGGGAGGCCGATGTGTACTCGTCTTTGGAATCGTCGACGAATGGCAGcatcaagttgccaaggAATATTGGTAGCGCCTAAAACAAGTATGCCTTTGCTGTCATTGCCCACACCGTCCATTTGGACAAGGATTTCGGTCTTGATACGTCGAGAAGCTTCGGATTCACCTTCGCCACGGGGTCCGCACAGAGCGTCGATTTCATCAATGAAGATGACTGACGGCTTGTTCTCTCTAGCCATGGAGAAGAGAGCCTTTACGAGTCTGCCCAACGCGTAACGTTAGTTAGCTCTTCGACTTTGTGGAAGACAAGGAACAAACCTTTCACTTTCACCCATCCACTTGCTCACCAAGTCTGAGCTGCTAATACTAAAGAATGTACTGTTGGCCTCCGTTGCTACGGCTTTGGCAAGATAACTTTTTCCGGTACCTGGAGGCCCGTAGAGCAGAATACCCTTCCACGCCTGACGTTTGCCCTGGAACAAACTGGGAAACTTGATGGGCAACACGACGGCCTCCTTAAGAGTCTCCTTTGCACCCTCTAAACCGGCGATATCCTCCCACCGAACGTTTGGTCGTTCTTGCAGGATGGCTCCAGACAAGGCATTTCTGAGCTTTTTGCTGTCATCGTCCTCCGGAGCACCTTTACCCTTGCCGGTAGTTGCACCATTTGCACCCATGAGAGACTTGCCGCCGTTGGCATTCGTGTCGGCCTCAGACTGTAAGAATTGCTTGAGCTTTTCGGCGCGATCAAGATACGTCGCCATCTTCTCCTGCATCGTTGCCTTGAGagccttgttcttctccCACTTCAGGGCCTTGACCCATAACTCCATGCTGGACATGTAAAGGTCGAACGCCTTTTGGTATTCTTTGGCATGGTCGGCAGCAATAGCTTTCTGGACCTCGGCTATAGCCCGGTCGCGGAAGTTGGTCGACATGGCGGCGTCGTCTGCAGTGTAAGCTTTTGCAGAATCGTGCAGAATTGGAGGAATGACGGGTCTGGAGTTGAGGGGTGGAACAAGTGGCGTATTCAAACTGCGCACGGAACAATGCTAGAAGTATTGCTACTCAAGCAGACTGAAGACTAGATGTTGAAGTCGGTGGAAGGGGAGGAGAAGCAGAGGAGTAGTGGTGGGATGCGAAGCCGGTGTTGAGGCGTGATGCGGTCCTAGGCGAGGGCACGAAGGTGAGGTCAACATCAAGAAACGTCAGTGTCGTCCACTTGAcgtctggactctggagcTGGAGTCTGGAGCCAGGCAGATGGTCAACTTGTGGGCTGGTACCTGGCTCTCCTAAGATTGGCGGGGTAACAAGCAGGTATCGACTTGGTGGGGGTTATTTGGCTTGACTGGGAGTCAAGTAGCAATGGCAAGGACTGGCCGCgttttgatggctggacaaCTTTGGATATCTAGTCCAGGCATTTGTTAAACCAAAATTTGCTATTCACTGCCGCCTAACGATCACTGCCTTTGAAGTCTGCTGCTCGGAGCCTTGCGTGTCTGGGATATTTGGTGTACGTAGTGCGTTCTGGTGCCACCAGTCAACCTGGCTGGCTTGTGCCCGTTTTGCATGGTTTTGGTGGGGCAGAATTGACTGGAGCTCTGTCCAGAATCCATACGTCTGGAGACCAGTTCGTGGGATTCAACTTTCAACCCCCCGAGACGTCTATCTGGGCTTGCTTACTCGAAAGCAAGCGGCGCCAACAAATCAGGGACGACATCAATACCCCTGCCTAAAAGAGAGGAAGTAAATCCTTTTTGTATTTCACACTCTCCGAGCCGCCCTCACTTCCCCCATAGCAACTCTCCGGAATCATGGCCGACGTTCAGGCTAAGCTTCAAGCTTTGTCTGACGAATATCAGAAACTGCAGCAGGGTAAGTTCGTCCCACATGGCAGCGCAAATGCATTTTGAAAAAGCCATCAGCTGACAAACTATAACCAGATCTTCAAAACACTGTAACGTCAAGGCAAAAGCtccaaagccaacagcagGAGAACGCTGGTGTCTACAAGGTTGGTTGAAccaacctcaccacctcTATTGGGATAGCTACTAATGCTCCCTGTAGGAGTTTGAGAATTTGGGAGAGGGTGAAACCATCTACAAGCTCATGGGACCCGTACTTCTGAAGCAAGACAAAGTTGAGGCAGAAAGCACCGTCAAAGGACGTCTGGATTTTATCGCCGGTGAAGTGTACGTTCCCCAGTCAAATGGTGCCTACAGATGCAAATAGTCCTGACTTGTGGCTAACTCTGACAAATCAGGACAAGATTGGAGGGCCAGATCAAGGAAAGTCAGGaaaagctggagaagaagaaggcagaaaTCATTCAGATCCAATCTTCTGCTCAAGCCGCTGCAGGAGGAAACGCGCCTCCACAAGGACAATAGATTCAGCCAAAAGTTAATTGCACAGTATACCCCGTGATTATGGCATTCGCTGGCTGGATATGGCGATGAATCTGGGTAGAAACTCTTGATGTGACTGTTGATTTCCGCCTGCCACGAACTGCTTCTCATCTGTCCGTTACATGCCAAGAACGATATGTTGACCATGGCGTCGTCCTTATCATGACTCCCGCTGATGACGCAAACATTGTCCATATATTTAATGCTGCCTTGACACAAGCAGGGTTATAGGTGACGGTTGCTGGTCCAGGCACCGGTATTTGCAATGGATGTTTGTCGTGGCGTGTTCCTGCATGGAGCGTGATCTCAACAAGGTTCCAACAACCCGATTGCCCTTGACTTGAGCAAACCTCAATACTATGCGCAAATCATATCTGCATTGACACAAATGAGAAAAACCCAGTATCTCCCTGGCActtgtatttttttttctttttttctttttttttttttgacttcaatgtttccagCCTGTTCATGTGGGCTGAAAGACAGACATAGTTCAAGGTCAAGCGTCAAGCCAAGATCACAGGGCGACCTGAAACTTGCCCCACCAATACGTGAGCACTTGAACTTTGAATGCTCAACAGCTGGCAGCCCACGTCACCAGTCTCATCACGTTCCACCTTGAGCTGCCGACTTTCTCCATCCGCACTCCAACATCTGCCATATTCGCACAGCTATTTGCGGAGCATGGAGAATGCATAAGTACAAAGTGTTATCAGTATGAGCCCAAGCAAGCCTGGCACAGTACCCTGAGGCCGATTTGCCCTTGGCCAAATCACAGTGACGAACGTGGACAGCCCACTTGGGCGAACAATCCAACATGAATACCAGGTCAGGCATGAGGCCAGCGCGGCCGCAAAGCGTGAAGGAGCTTGTCGCCCAAGCTGAAAACTTCACCTTTAACGCGAATATCCCCTTCAAACACTGGACCAGAGCCGCAGAGACTTTGTACCAAGAGGTATGTTGGCTGTAGCCACTTCCTGGAGCAGTCTGGACctctggcctggtttggcGCACGAGACTAACAAATACGAAGGCTTCATTCGCCCTGTCCGACGGAGACTATGGTCGAGCTTATATGATGCTGTACCGACACTCAGTGCTGGTCCTAAAATGCCTTCAGACGCATCCTCAATTCAAAGACCCCGAAAGTCGCAGAGCATTCCGACCTCTTTCGAAGCGAATAGACCGTGTGATTGCTGACCTCGAAGAAATCAAACCCCTAATCAACGACGAATACGCAGAATGGGAAAGAATGACACCTGCAGACTCGAAACCGTCGAAACAAAGCCAACAAAAACCACCTTCGAGCTACGGGGATTTTGCAGCTCGTGACCCCAGTCTAAGCGGCAATGCGACCGTTCTGGACGCATCCGAGAATCAAGAACTGGCCGTAGAGCTGGCACAGAAAGAGTTGGCTCGGCGAGATACAGTTCGACAAGCGAACAGACAAGCCCGAGTTTATGGAGACACCATTCTCTCGCCTCGCTTCGGCGATGGACAGAGGGTCGAATTGGACCTTCAAAGTCAAATGGAGGCTGCCCGAAGAGCTACGGACTCATCTCAGCGAGATCGATACGACCACGACAGCCGCAGAACAGCGCCTTCATCGCACAGAGATGCGATTCCACAATCGTATGCGTACCCGTCGATATCGAAGTCGCGGCCCGTCCAATTTGACGAATCCTCCCACAAGCCATTATTACCACCCAATTTGCCTCCACCCAGCCGCCCGCCCAAAGAACATGTATATCCTCCCAGAGAGTCATCCTATACAACTCGACACGAATTACCGGCCGTCCCGGATAAGGTTCCTGGAGAGGATTTGTATACACCATCCTACTCAAGATACGAAGTGGTGACGAGTCAACCTCCTGTTCCTCCAAAACGAGCACAAGATGGCCCGCCCCTCCCTAAGAAAGAAAGACTTGCATTCAAGCCAGGGGCATATCTTGAAAATGGAGACCCAATTCGCTCCGTATTTCTTCCTAGTAAGCTTCGAGCTTCATTTTTGAGCCTGGCAGCAGAAAATACAAGGAAGGGCCTGGAAATGTGCGGCATCTTGTGCGGGACACCAGTTAATAATGCATTGTTCGTGCGGTGCTTGCTCATTCCAGACCAAAAATGCACATCTGACACATGCGAAACGGAAAACGAAAGCGCAATATTCGATTACTGCGCCGGGGAGGACTTGATGGTGTTGGGCTGGATTCACACGCATCCGACACAGACATGTTTTATGAGCTCTCGAGATTTGCATACACACGCTGGGTACCAGGTTATGATGCCAGAGAGTATTGCCATAGTTTGTGCGCCAAGATTTACTCCATCGTAAGTGTCAATATCTTGCCTCACGTCCAGACTTTACACTGACTGCTGCCCAGATATGGTATATTCCGACTCACACATCCGCCTGGTTTGGACCACATTTTGGACTGTAGGCAATCGGAAACGTTTCACCAACATTCGATTGACAACCTGTATCGGGAGACCGAACATCCAAACGGCCATGTTTATGAAAGCGACAGGATGCCATTCGACATTAAGGACCTTCGCACGAAATAATGAAGCGTGTACATTGAAATCGACGCCGTTTACGCAGTGTCATCATGAAATTTTCTAGAACATATAAGGGCCGCGGCCCATGAGAATGCTGCCCATGGAAGTCGATCAACTTGTAATGGCGACAACAACAGAGATGCTGGGCCTATACGAGTCTTGGATGCAGGTAACGCTGCGCCCCACGCTTGCTCATACCAAATTTAAGCAGGAACCCGTGAGGAAAATCATTCTCCAAAACTCCTATATTTGTAGAATATGATAGAATATTTATGTCTAGTTTCTACAATCTTACCTGGGATTTGCAGCTGTTTCGCGCAGAGCCAGAGTAGTGCCAAAGGCGCTGGGCTTATCTCAAAATCACAAGGGTGCTATACAGTCCGGAGGGAACCTCGCCCGACGTTTCCGGACCCATATGTGTCTTGGTTTCAGCATCGTCGTGTTGCTTGATACGTGCCAAAGATTTCGAGTCGTATGAGCCATCCCCCACCTACGACAAAACTTATGATAGTGCATATTGGATGTGACACAGCTGGAGAGACCGCCTTGACCCAAAGGGTATTTTCATGGAACAGAGTTCAGCAAGCAGCTCGATAAATACAGATTGTAAGCGCCTTGGAAGTTAAGGAAATTTGGTTGATTCAGTCTCAGTGCGGCAGAGAGGATATTGAGACTGCTTCTAATTCCAAGCTTGGCAGCGGGGGCATCCTTGAACCCGTGTTTGCATCTCAGCCACTCCAACGTCATGATGAGGGAAGCTGAACAGAGGAGTACATGGGGAATATTTATGGAACTAGCCACGAGCTACTGGATACCCATCGAGAAGACGCCGGTGATAGATTCGAACGATGGTGACCTACGACATCCTCTGAGAAGCAGAATTAACGGCCCTTGATTACCGTGATTACTATTCAATCCTGCAAATGACATGGCTGCAGACAAAAATGTAATTACGCTAAAATGGGCGAGTGACGACTTTGGACTGGGAGAATGGGAGCTGATTGGGGAAGCCAACATCTCGACAACCAACAAAGTGTTGGCCGCCAAATTGGCCTATGCTGTCATACATAGTAGTGAGCGCGGAAACCGCCAATATTTGGGAACGGGCCTAGGCAGCAGCGATGATGCTTTCAACAAGGGAGTCGGGCACAATATATCACACGTCCATAAGTTGTTGTGCTTTTGGTGCCGCATAGGGCCGGCGGTTCTACTGGGTTTCGATGAAGTTCCATTCTGTGCTGAAGGTTTTACTAGTTATCTTGTCATTGCAAATCAAAATACAGAGGAACGAATAATGTGAGCTGTTCAACCAACTGTTCCCCCTCCGCTTTGAAGATCTAACTCAGTTTCTCAGATAGCACAACTCtcaagccaaagcaaagtgaAACCTTGCAACCAATTCAACATAGCCATATTCAACTTGTCTCTGACAAAGGTCGAGAGAGCCTATTCACGTTAAAACCAGTAGTAAAAAGACGACAT
It contains:
- a CDS encoding ribosomal RNA adenine methylase transferase (similar to Beauveria bassiana ARSEF 2860 XP_008596543.1) yields the protein MLHVRSKVTTTKTKAAKSKTEVTKPKAKRARSKPAKEPTDDSIAKTKPTSPMLAVTSDIARKLNLTGVWKKRQGGGKKATAIEPRRVNIVSEGLCDDIIQYIGPSLERHRGCDLVDLNPGAGVWSRKLHDFLQPRKHVMMDLDAELYNPFLDDLLSKENVELIPKSGLVWKDLFEMIRTRLPDQREVVENEAPSRNDTLLVTANLSMFPKKSFHGFDSISTMVLYQFMSSISTSTLFQRYGLVRMLIWVNDEDKKRLLPRSINRRKKSAFEAELSCEWVHEVAGLDAEVQDRNALRDEWINIESACKTIERMKAGGLSMPKGRETLMYAKLQAEPELQGRELAGVRPPTLSRPFKLELEALEQENPESSESAKRLKALRQREKYDQEDALMYLELLQEREAVQKLAASSPAKFEKANADWNDKIDNLKKNARNEFNGLKDSYHLFRQPTPSLLWDRRAYEPLSAKGEEFFPNAPTALLDIQPKTMHPVFKQHGPNSTRSGDMSEVMLRFWFHHTLVPIHKAMEGVWGGFGELITECPSVRDLARGGTPMTGHGALSVRAMNEEQWAEIMEAWMNWPFRPSYTQMLGRLVEDGDGEGDEDDGKSAAMGLMV
- a CDS encoding vacuolar protein sorting-associated protein VPS4 (similar to Aspergillus terreus NIH2624 XP_001208910.1), with amino-acid sequence MSTNFRDRAIAEVQKAIAADHAKEYQKAFDLYMSSMELWVKALKWEKNKALKATMQEKMATYLDRAEKLKQFLQSEADTNANGGKSLMGANGATTGKGKGAPEDDDSKKLRNALSGAILQERPNVRWEDIAGLEGAKETLKEAVVLPIKFPSLFQGKRQAWKGILLYGPPGTGKSYLAKAVATEANSTFFSISSSDLVSKWMGESERLVKALFSMARENKPSVIFIDEIDALCGPRGEGESEASRRIKTEILVQMDGVGNDSKGILVLGATNIPWQLDAAIRRRFQRRVHIGLPDLNGRARMFKLAVGDTDTALQAGDYNTLANKSDGFSGSDIANVVQHALMRPVRKILQATHFKAVMKDGKRMLTPCSPGDPEKIEMTYDGVNSDELLAPDVSLKDFEMALEDSHPTVSKEDIEKQIDWTNEFGSEGA
- a CDS encoding prefoldin subunit 6 (similar to Metarhizium acridum CQMa 102 XP_007806546.1), whose product is MADVQAKLQALSDEYQKLQQDLQNTVTSRQKLQSQQQENAGVYKEFENLGEGETIYKLMGPVLLKQDKVEAESTVKGRLDFIAGEVTRLEGQIKESQEKLEKKKAEIIQIQSSAQAAAGGNAPPQGQ
- a CDS encoding endosome-associated ubiquitin isopeptidase (AmsH) (similar to Cordyceps militaris CM01 XP_006665681.1), with product MNTRSGMRPARPQSVKELVAQAENFTFNANIPFKHWTRAAETLYQEASFALSDGDYGRAYMMLYRHSVLVLKCLQTHPQFKDPESRRAFRPLSKRIDRVIADLEEIKPLINDEYAEWERMTPADSKPSKQSQQKPPSSYGDFAARDPSLSGNATVLDASENQELAVELAQKELARRDTVRQANRQARVYGDTILSPRFGDGQRVELDLQSQMEAARRATDSSQRDRYDHDSRRTAPSSHRDAIPQSYAYPSISKSRPVQFDESSHKPLLPPNLPPPSRPPKEHVYPPRESSYTTRHELPAVPDKVPGEDLYTPSYSRYEVVTSQPPVPPKRAQDGPPLPKKERLAFKPGAYLENGDPIRSVFLPSKLRASFLSLAAENTRKGLEMCGILCGTPVNNALFVRCLLIPDQKCTSDTCETENESAIFDYCAGEDLMVLGWIHTHPTQTCFMSSRDLHTHAGYQVMMPESIAIVCAPRFTPSYGIFRLTHPPGLDHILDCRQSETFHQHSIDNLYRETEHPNGHVYESDRMPFDIKDLRTK